The Flavobacterium sp. 1 genome contains the following window.
TCTGTTAAAAAATTTGGCCTCAGGAAAATTTTTACCGATTAGAACAAAGAGTGTCAAAAACACTACTCCTAAACCTATGATATAAAATATATATTTCATTGGGTATTTTCCAATAAATACGAGCATAACAACCATAGAAAAAATCAGAGCCGTAGTAGAAAAATTTCCTGGTAGAATAAACATTAATGTTATAAAAACAGGGATCCAAAGCTGTACAAATGAAGTTTTGAATGTAATTGGTTCTTCTCTGCTTTTAGACAAGTAACGAGCTACAAAAACAAACAAAATAATAGCAGCCAAAGTAGATGTTTGAAAAGAAAGTCCTACGAATGGTATCTGAATCCACCTGCTAGCATTTGCACCTGCAATTACTGTTCCTTTAATTAAAGTATAAGCTAATAAAACCCAAACTATAGGCAGTCCAACTTTCGAGATTCCTCTAAAATAATGATATGGTACATTGTGTACCCAAAAAATGATTGCAAAACCAAAGCAAATATGTAAAAAATGTTTTACCAGATAACCCAAAGTATTTCCCGTACCATGACCTAAATACGCCAAATTACTACTGGCACTAAAAACAGGCATAAAAGAAAACAGAGCTAATAAGGCCACAAATGACCAAATGCCTTTATCTCCTTTTAACTTGTTAATTAGTTCTTTCATCATATATTAATTTAGTAGGTTTATAAGGATTATGAGATTATTGAAATGAATTTAGAATTACAATAATCTAAACATTCTAAACTCTTGCCCTTTTAAACTTATTTTATAAATTTTTAACAGCTTGTTTAAATTGTCTTCCTCTGTCTTCATAACTTTCGAACAAATCAAAACTCGCACATGCTGGCGACAATAAGACAGTATCCCCTTTTTCAGATAAACGCTGCGCCATTTTAACCGCTTCGTTCATACTGTTTACTTCAACCATAATATCAACTACATTTCCAAAAGCATCAATAATTTTTTTGTTATCAATTCCTAAACAGATAATAGCTTTTACTTTCTCACGAACAAGCGACATTAATTCATGATAGTCATTCCCTTTATCAACACCTCCCACAATCCAGACAGTAGGCGTATTCATACTCTCTAAAGCGAAAAAAACGGAATTAACATTAGTAGCTTTGGAATCATTGATGTACTGTACATTTTGAATTTTAAGAACTTTTTCCAAGCGATGCTCAACACCTTGAAAATTAGACATGCTTTCACGAATAGTAGTCTTTCTAATTTTCAAGATATTAGCCACCGAACTTGCTGCCATAGCATTTTTCAAATTATGTTTTCCTTCTAATGAAATGTGCTCTGTATCCATTGCAAACTCTTCTTGATTGATCTTAACTTCCATTGTGTTATTTTTTATATATGCTCCTTCGCTATATTCATCGGTCAATGAAAAAGGAATTAATTTAGCTTTTACTGTATTATTTTTTAACCATTCTAAAATTGCCTCGTCATTTGCATCATAAATAAGGAAATCTTCCTCGGTTTGATTCATTGTAATTCTAAACTTTGAATCAATATAATTTTGATATTTATAATCGTAACGATCCAAATGATCTGGACTTATATTTGTTATTATGGCAATATGCGGTTTAAACTCCAAAATTCCATCGAGCTGAAAACTGCTTAACTCGATAACATAGAAATCATAATTGTTATCTGCTACCTGCCAAGCAAAACTCTTACCTACATTCCCAGCCAGCCCAACATTTAATCCTGCCGCTTTCAACACATGATAGGTTAGCATAGTAGTGGTCGTTTTACCGTTACTACCTGTTATACCGATGCAGACTGCATTTGTAAAAGCTGCAGCAAATTCGATTTCAGAGATTACAGAAACACCTTTGCCCTTTAATTGCTTTACGATGGGTGATTTGTCAGGAATACCGGGACTCTTCATCACTACGTCGGCATTCAAAACCAATTCCTCAGTATGCTTTTCTTCTTCCCAAGGGATTTCATTAATAATCAACACCTCCTTGTAGCTATCTTTTATCTTTCCAAAATCGGAAACAAAAACATCATAGCCTTGTTTTTTTCCGAGGATTGCAGTACCCACACCGCTTTCTCCTCCTCCTAATATCACTAGCCTCATATATTATCTCAATTTCAGTGTGACAATAGACAAAATGGCTAACATAATTGCAACAACCCAAAATCGTGTGACTATCTTACTTTCATGATATCCTTTCTTTTGATAATGATGATGAAGCGGCGCCATTAAAAAGATTCTGCGTCCTTCACCATAACGTTTTTTCGTATATTTAAAATAACTTACCTGTAAAACAACTGAGAAGTTTTCAACCAAAAAGATACCGCAAAACAAAGGAATAAGCATTTCTTTACGTACTGCAATAGCCAGAACCGCAATAATTCCTCCGATGGTTAAACTCCCTGTATCTCCCATAAAAACAGAAGCCGGATAGGAGTTGTACCAAAGAAAACCAATTAATGCTCCAAGAAAAGAAGCTATAAATACGGTCATTTCTCCAGAATTGGGTATATACATTATATTAAGATAGTTGGAAAAAATAATATTCCCTGACACAAACGTAAAAATCATAAGAGCAAAAACGGACACTGCAGAAGTTCCCGCTGCCAAGCCATCAATACCATCGGTTAGATTAGCTCCATTAGAAACTGCGGTAATAATGAAAATCACAACTGGTATAAAAATTAGCCACGCCCATTTTTCATAACCTTCACCTGTCCATGCTAATACTTCGGCATAATCAAACTCGTTATTTTTGAAAAAAGGAATAGTTGTAGCCGTAGATTTCTCTTCAACAGGAGCTTGTTTAATTACATTTTCAGTTGCAGTTGTTTTAAAAATATCACTTTTGCCTGTATCCGTTCTAACAGTAACTGCCGGGCTAAAATAAAGCACAGAACCAACGATTACTCCTAAACCTACCTGACCAAAAACCTTAAAAATACCTTTAAGACCTTGTTTGTCTTTCTTGAATATTTTAATATAATCATCAATAAAACCAATAATTCCCATCCACAAGGTAGTAACTATTAATAAAACAATATAGATGTTATGCAGTTTTGCAAAAAGTACAACCGGAACAAGAGTAGCAAAAATGATAATGATACCTCCCATTGTAGGCGTACCCGCTTTTTCATTTTGTCCTGCCAATCCAAGTTCGCGTACTGTTTCACCAACTTGCTGTCTGCTTAAAAAACTGATTATACGTTTTCCATAAATAGTAGACAGTAACAACGATAACAATAATGCCAAAGAGGATCTAAAAGTGATATATTGAAAAACCCCAGTACCAGGAACATCCATTACTTTGTCTAAATATTGAAATAAGTAGTATAGCATATTGTTTTTATTTTAATAGTTGATCTAAAATTTCTTTTACATTCTTCATGTCATCAAAATCATGACGTACCCCTTTGATTTCCTGATAAGTTTCATGCCCTTTACCAGCAATCAATATAATATCGTTTGGCTGTGCCAATTGACAAGCTGTTTTAATTGCTTGAAATCTATCGGTAATTGACAAAACTTTCTTGAAATTTTGAGCCTGAACCCCTTTTTCCATTTCTTTAATAATCGTTTCTGGCTCTTCATTTCTAGGATTATCAGAAGTCAAGATTACTTTATCACTCAATTCAGTTGCGATATTAGCCATAACTGGGCGTTTTGCAGTATCTCTATTACCTCCGCAACCTACTACAGTAATTAATTGTTCATTTTTAGTACGAACATCATTAATCGTATTCAAAACATTTTCTAGTGCATCTGGCGTATGGGCATAATCCACTATAGCCGTTATATTAGTGTTGGAAACAATATATTGGAATCGTCCAGAAACACTTTCTAATTCAGACATCAGTCTAAGAACTTCAAAACTGTCTAAACCAAGCTCAACAGCTGTTCCGTATATTGCCAAAAGATTATAAGCATTGAAAGTTCCTATCAATTTCACCCAAACTTCATTGCCATTTACTTTTAACAATAAACCAGACAATTGATTTTCTAGAATCTGAGCTTTATAATCAGCGTATGTTTTTAAGGCGTATGTCAATTTTCGGGCGGAAGTGTTTTGAAGCATTACCGGACCATTTTTGTCGTCACTGTTGGTCAAAGCAAAAGCAGTATTGGGCAAATGATCAAAAAAAGATTTCTTAACATCTCTGTATTCGGCAAACGTTGGATGATAATCTAAATGATCATGAGAAAGATTCGTAAATATTCCGCCTCTAAAATGCAATGCTTCAGTACGTTTTTGATGAATACCATGGGAGCTCACTTCCATAAAACAATATTCAACTCCTGCCTCTATCATTTCATTAAGAAAATAATTGATCGTAATAGAATCTGGTGTTGTATGAGTAGCTTTGTGTTCTGCATCATCTACTAAAATTTTCACAGTAGACAGCAATCCTACTTTAAAACCCGCTTTTTTGAACAGCTGATACAACAGCGAAGCAATAGTAGTTTTACCATTTGTCCCTGTAATACCAATTAATTCAAGCTTTCGCGAAGGATTATCATAAAAATTGGCTGCCATAAAAGCCAATGCTGCATTTGTATCTTTTACACAAACATAGGTTACCCCATTCATCAGATTTTCTGGGAGCGTGTCACAGATAACTGCTGTTGCTCCGAGTCCAATCGCTTTTTCAATAAAATCATGACCATCCGAAATAGTACCGCGAATCGCTACAAATACATCATTTTCTTCAATTTTTCTTGAATCAAAATGCAGCTGATTTACAGTAATTTCAGTAGAACCCGTTACAGATTCTATTGCCACTTTATATAATATGTCTTTTAATATACTCATGATAATTCCAATAGAATTGATGAATTTTTTACAATATTCTGACCCGCCTGAAGAGATTGTTTTTTAACTTTTCCAACTCCGACAACTTTAACTTTCAAACCTAGATTCCCTAATAAAGCAACTGCATCCATTCCAGCCATACCTCTTACATTTGGAATCACATTTTGCTTTTTTTGAGCCTTTGCATAGTAAGCATTATAATTACTTTCTTGTTTTGGATTCGGACTGTCCAATTTCTTAATCACATTAGTTGAAGGCGTATCTGTAAATATTTTTTGAGCAATCCTTTTAAAGACTGGCCCGGCAACATCAGCTCCATAATAGTTATTCCCAGAAGTATTAGGCTTATGAACCACTACAATACAAGAATACTTAGGATTATCAGCTGGAAAATAGCCAACAAATGAAGATGCGTAATACTTATCCATTCCTCCATTTTGAGCATAATTCACTGCCGCAGTACCCGTTTTTCCAGCCATAGAAAAATCCTTAGAATACAATTTAGATCCCGTACCTTTTTTTACCACATTTGCAAGAACAGCCCGAACTTTATTTAATGTTTCATCTGAACAAATCTTTGGATTCATTACCTCAGTATTGTATTTTTTTATGGTTTTGTCCCATGCCTTAATCTCTGTTACCAACATTGGTTTTACCATAACACCATTATTTGCAACCGCATTATAAAATGTCAATGTTTGCAATGGCGTAACCGAAACTCCATATCCAAATGCCATCCACGGAAGCGAAATATTAGACCAATTTTTATCACTTGGCTGTGGTATAAAAGGCACTCCTTCACCTCTAAAAGCCAATCCTAATTTTTTATTTAATCCAAATGAATTCACATGATTTACAAATCTTGTCGGATCATTTTTATAATTATTATATACCGCCTGTACCATTACAGTATTTGAAGAAAGTTCAAAACCGCGAGCTAAAGATACTTTACCATAACCTCCTTCATGAGAATCTCTCACCTTGCGGCCAGAATAGGTAATTATGCCTCCATGACTATCGTAAACCGTACTCGTATCCGCTACTTTATCTTCTAATATTGCAATTAAATCGACCAATTTAAAAGTCGAACCCGGTTCATGTGACTCAGCATAAGCATAATTTGTAGTCTCGTAATAAATACCGTCATTACCTCTTCCTAAATTGGAAATTGCTTTAACTTGACCTGTTTTAGTTTCCATAACTACAACACAACCATGATCTGCCTCATATTCTTCCAGTTGTTTTAATAAAGCATGGTGTGCAATATCTTGTATATAAACATCTATGGTTGAAATTACATCATAACCGTCTTGAGGCTCCACTTCGTTTACATCACGAATGGGCTTCCATTGCCCTTTTGCTATTTTTTGCTTTAATATTTTTCCGTCTTTTCCGTTAAGATATTTGCTATACGCCCACTCAATTCCTTTTCCATCTGAATATCCTTCGGGCATTTTTCTTTCATAACCAATACTGCGTTTTGCTATCTGCCCAATTGGATATTCTCTAATCGTTTTTTGTTCAACAATAATACCGCCTTTGTATGCTCCCAAATTAAATAATGGAAACCCTTTTATTTTCATATATTGGGTAAAACTCAATCCTTTGGCTATCAAATAATACCTGTTTTTATGTACTCTGGCTTTTCTTAATTCATTTTGAATGGTACTGCTGGATTTTTTAAGTAGCATCCCTAATGAATCCGACAGCAGTTTTACATTTTTTTCAAATGCTTCATTTTTTGGCGCAACTGCATCAAAACGGATAGCGTAGCTGGGAATTGAAGTCGCCAAAAGACTCCCGTCTGCTGAATAGATGTTTCCTTTATTAGCAGGAATAACAAAATTCTTCACCGTTCTTTCTTTAGCTAACTCTCTGTAATGATCGCCATCAACCCATTGAATATTAGTTAACTTTACAGCAATAGCAATTGCCATCAAAAAGATGAAAAAGGCAACCAGATAGGTTCTATAGGATATATATTTATCTTCTACTGCCATAACTTTTCTAAGAAATTTTTCTCTTCAGGTTCTTTAACTTCAATTTTTACAGGAGGAACTGTTGATGGAAAAATTTGTCTTTCTTCCATTTTTGCCGAAACCGTAGATTCCATTTTAAGCTTCATCAGCTCCGAACGTCTGTCTACAAATTCAGAGCGCAGTTCTTTTACCTTATTGGTCAATTCAACAATCTTAAATACTTTTTGTTCGTAACGCTGTGTATTGGCAATCATTATTATAGCAAGTAAAATCACAAAGACAATAAAGCGCCAATTTTTGACTGCATTATCATCTATAAGAAACTGTGCTTTTAATATGTTATAGATTCCACCTTTCATTATATATTACTTTTTTTCTGCAATTCTCAACTTGGCACTTCTAGCTCTATTGTTCAACTTGATTTCTTCATTATCCGGAACTATCAATTTTCCTATTGTATTAAAAGGAACAGAGAAATTACCATAAAAATCACGTTCTGGTTCTCCTTCAAACATTCCGTTTTTTATGAATCTTTTTACCAATCGGTCTTCCAATGAATGATAAGAAATCACGCTTAATCTTCCGCCAGGTTTCAAAATCTCCAGAGACTGTTCCAAAAACTCTTTTAAAACATCCATTTCCTGATTCACTTCAATTCGAATCGCTTGATAGATTTGTGCTAATATTTTATTTCGGACTCTTTCTGGCAGATATTTCGCCAAGACTTCTTTCAATTCATCGGTGGTTTTTATAATTCTATGCTCTCTAGCCTCAACAATTGTTCTTGCCAAAGCTGGCGCATTTTTCAACTCGCCATAATCCAAGAACACTCTTCGCAAATTAGCATCATCATATTCATTGACCACTCGATAGGCGTTCAAATCATTTTTCTGACTCATTCTCATATCAAGTTCTGCATCAAAACGGGTTGAAAAACCTCTTTCGGCCACATCAAATTGATGGGAAGAAACTCCCAAATCACCTAAAATTCCATCCGCTTCTTTCACGCC
Protein-coding sequences here:
- a CDS encoding FtsW/RodA/SpoVE family cell cycle protein, giving the protein MKELINKLKGDKGIWSFVALLALFSFMPVFSASSNLAYLGHGTGNTLGYLVKHFLHICFGFAIIFWVHNVPYHYFRGISKVGLPIVWVLLAYTLIKGTVIAGANASRWIQIPFVGLSFQTSTLAAIILFVFVARYLSKSREEPITFKTSFVQLWIPVFITLMFILPGNFSTTALIFSMVVMLVFIGKYPMKYIFYIIGLGVVFLTLFVLIGKNFPEAKFFNRVSTWQSRYEDFTTNKPDEDNYQIEKAKIAIASGQLYGLGPGKSVQKNFLPQSSSDFIYAIIVEEYGLVGGLGVLVLYLLLLFRFVVASHKANTLFGKLVVIGLGFPMIFQAMINMAVAVELLPVTGQTLPLISSGGSSIWMTCFGLGIILSVTKKEEEIAQEKLEKEKREEILQKLIDREMEADLEEADFKNVNDNFDTSDYSITDNSSNPMKAVLK
- the murD gene encoding UDP-N-acetylmuramoyl-L-alanine--D-glutamate ligase, translated to MRLVILGGGESGVGTAILGKKQGYDVFVSDFGKIKDSYKEVLIINEIPWEEEKHTEELVLNADVVMKSPGIPDKSPIVKQLKGKGVSVISEIEFAAAFTNAVCIGITGSNGKTTTTMLTYHVLKAAGLNVGLAGNVGKSFAWQVADNNYDFYVIELSSFQLDGILEFKPHIAIITNISPDHLDRYDYKYQNYIDSKFRITMNQTEEDFLIYDANDEAILEWLKNNTVKAKLIPFSLTDEYSEGAYIKNNTMEVKINQEEFAMDTEHISLEGKHNLKNAMAASSVANILKIRKTTIRESMSNFQGVEHRLEKVLKIQNVQYINDSKATNVNSVFFALESMNTPTVWIVGGVDKGNDYHELMSLVREKVKAIICLGIDNKKIIDAFGNVVDIMVEVNSMNEAVKMAQRLSEKGDTVLLSPACASFDLFESYEDRGRQFKQAVKNL
- the mraY gene encoding phospho-N-acetylmuramoyl-pentapeptide-transferase translates to MLYYLFQYLDKVMDVPGTGVFQYITFRSSLALLLSLLLSTIYGKRIISFLSRQQVGETVRELGLAGQNEKAGTPTMGGIIIIFATLVPVVLFAKLHNIYIVLLIVTTLWMGIIGFIDDYIKIFKKDKQGLKGIFKVFGQVGLGVIVGSVLYFSPAVTVRTDTGKSDIFKTTATENVIKQAPVEEKSTATTIPFFKNNEFDYAEVLAWTGEGYEKWAWLIFIPVVIFIITAVSNGANLTDGIDGLAAGTSAVSVFALMIFTFVSGNIIFSNYLNIMYIPNSGEMTVFIASFLGALIGFLWYNSYPASVFMGDTGSLTIGGIIAVLAIAVRKEMLIPLFCGIFLVENFSVVLQVSYFKYTKKRYGEGRRIFLMAPLHHHYQKKGYHESKIVTRFWVVAIMLAILSIVTLKLR
- a CDS encoding UDP-N-acetylmuramoyl-L-alanyl-D-glutamate--2,6-diaminopimelate ligase, producing the protein MSILKDILYKVAIESVTGSTEITVNQLHFDSRKIEENDVFVAIRGTISDGHDFIEKAIGLGATAVICDTLPENLMNGVTYVCVKDTNAALAFMAANFYDNPSRKLELIGITGTNGKTTIASLLYQLFKKAGFKVGLLSTVKILVDDAEHKATHTTPDSITINYFLNEMIEAGVEYCFMEVSSHGIHQKRTEALHFRGGIFTNLSHDHLDYHPTFAEYRDVKKSFFDHLPNTAFALTNSDDKNGPVMLQNTSARKLTYALKTYADYKAQILENQLSGLLLKVNGNEVWVKLIGTFNAYNLLAIYGTAVELGLDSFEVLRLMSELESVSGRFQYIVSNTNITAIVDYAHTPDALENVLNTINDVRTKNEQLITVVGCGGNRDTAKRPVMANIATELSDKVILTSDNPRNEEPETIIKEMEKGVQAQNFKKVLSITDRFQAIKTACQLAQPNDIILIAGKGHETYQEIKGVRHDFDDMKNVKEILDQLLK
- a CDS encoding penicillin-binding protein 2, whose product is MAVEDKYISYRTYLVAFFIFLMAIAIAVKLTNIQWVDGDHYRELAKERTVKNFVIPANKGNIYSADGSLLATSIPSYAIRFDAVAPKNEAFEKNVKLLSDSLGMLLKKSSSTIQNELRKARVHKNRYYLIAKGLSFTQYMKIKGFPLFNLGAYKGGIIVEQKTIREYPIGQIAKRSIGYERKMPEGYSDGKGIEWAYSKYLNGKDGKILKQKIAKGQWKPIRDVNEVEPQDGYDVISTIDVYIQDIAHHALLKQLEEYEADHGCVVVMETKTGQVKAISNLGRGNDGIYYETTNYAYAESHEPGSTFKLVDLIAILEDKVADTSTVYDSHGGIITYSGRKVRDSHEGGYGKVSLARGFELSSNTVMVQAVYNNYKNDPTRFVNHVNSFGLNKKLGLAFRGEGVPFIPQPSDKNWSNISLPWMAFGYGVSVTPLQTLTFYNAVANNGVMVKPMLVTEIKAWDKTIKKYNTEVMNPKICSDETLNKVRAVLANVVKKGTGSKLYSKDFSMAGKTGTAAVNYAQNGGMDKYYASSFVGYFPADNPKYSCIVVVHKPNTSGNNYYGADVAGPVFKRIAQKIFTDTPSTNVIKKLDSPNPKQESNYNAYYAKAQKKQNVIPNVRGMAGMDAVALLGNLGLKVKVVGVGKVKKQSLQAGQNIVKNSSILLELS
- a CDS encoding FtsL-like putative cell division protein — its product is MKGGIYNILKAQFLIDDNAVKNWRFIVFVILLAIIMIANTQRYEQKVFKIVELTNKVKELRSEFVDRRSELMKLKMESTVSAKMEERQIFPSTVPPVKIEVKEPEEKNFLEKLWQ
- the rsmH gene encoding 16S rRNA (cytosine(1402)-N(4))-methyltransferase RsmH codes for the protein MTTTMEYHNPVLLHPTVDGLNIKPDGIYVDVTFGGGGHSKEILRRLGPNGKLFAFDQDEDALANALPDERFTLINENFRFIKRFLRFHGVKEADGILGDLGVSSHQFDVAERGFSTRFDAELDMRMSQKNDLNAYRVVNEYDDANLRRVFLDYGELKNAPALARTIVEAREHRIIKTTDELKEVLAKYLPERVRNKILAQIYQAIRIEVNQEMDVLKEFLEQSLEILKPGGRLSVISYHSLEDRLVKRFIKNGMFEGEPERDFYGNFSVPFNTIGKLIVPDNEEIKLNNRARSAKLRIAEKK